In Listeria swaminathanii, the following are encoded in one genomic region:
- a CDS encoding VOC family protein, whose amino-acid sequence MAKMYPYLAFENAKEALGYYEEVFGATNITRLPVTEEQSEMFGLAKENLENTTVHGGFTVLGANLFCSDSFGKEVKPSNQISIMLDSNSEDPAAVADADAFFEKVSSSGRITVTLPFAEQFWGGKMGQFVDEYGISWMIHTQPYSKL is encoded by the coding sequence ATGGCAAAAATGTACCCGTATTTAGCTTTTGAAAATGCAAAAGAGGCTTTAGGATATTATGAAGAAGTGTTCGGAGCAACGAATATCACGAGGTTGCCAGTAACCGAAGAACAAAGCGAAATGTTCGGTCTGGCAAAAGAAAATCTGGAAAACACCACAGTTCACGGTGGATTTACAGTGCTTGGCGCGAACTTGTTTTGTTCAGATTCTTTCGGAAAAGAAGTAAAGCCATCCAACCAAATCTCCATTATGCTCGATTCTAACAGTGAGGATCCAGCGGCAGTAGCCGACGCCGATGCTTTCTTTGAGAAAGTGAGTTCATCAGGAAGAATCACCGTAACGCTGCCTTTCGCAGAGCAATTTTGGGGCGGTAAAATGGGACAATTCGTCGATGAATATGGAATTTCTTGGATGATTCATACGCAACCTTATTCTAAATTATAA
- a CDS encoding MerR family transcriptional regulator: METLFSIGEMAKISQLSIQRLRYYDKIGLLVPAFTDPASGYRYYKTAQEEQLNLIQALQYMGFSLQELKQYLDKNTSESLPDLLIKYQQKLIDEEARIARKKWLINRYQGLLKREPAKKELLTSARLLLTEPLLTPVHADILNDPVFHQEVQKTVSRLGLSKSYLQFPGYFILGGQAYLFVELDNSIGAPGERHLASSERQAFVTPQNWQTPAENKNYLLQETVAWIGQELVRGYSYETNLTFE, from the coding sequence GTGGAAACGCTTTTTTCTATTGGGGAAATGGCAAAGATAAGCCAGCTCTCCATCCAACGATTGCGCTATTATGACAAAATTGGGCTTTTGGTCCCTGCTTTTACTGATCCTGCTTCCGGATATCGCTACTATAAAACGGCTCAAGAAGAACAACTCAATCTCATTCAAGCGCTTCAATACATGGGGTTTTCCTTGCAAGAACTCAAACAATATCTCGACAAAAACACATCGGAAAGTTTGCCCGATTTACTTATTAAATATCAGCAAAAATTAATCGATGAAGAAGCTCGCATTGCTCGTAAAAAGTGGCTTATTAATCGTTATCAAGGCTTGTTAAAACGCGAACCCGCAAAGAAAGAGCTACTAACATCTGCCAGGCTTTTGCTTACAGAGCCACTTCTCACTCCTGTTCATGCGGATATTCTAAACGACCCAGTTTTCCATCAAGAAGTTCAGAAAACCGTGAGCCGACTTGGCCTTTCGAAAAGTTATCTGCAGTTTCCCGGTTATTTTATTTTAGGCGGGCAGGCTTATCTTTTTGTTGAGCTGGATAATTCGATTGGCGCACCCGGCGAACGTCATTTAGCATCAAGTGAACGACAGGCATTTGTCACTCCGCAAAACTGGCAAACACCGGCTGAAAATAAAAATTACCTTTTACAAGAAACGGTTGCTTGGATAGGTCAAGAGCTGGTTCGCGGTTATTCATATGAAACAAATTTAACTTTTGAATAG
- a CDS encoding GNAT family N-acetyltransferase produces MEIKQIKAKDTQDIRHRVLRPEQPESNAIYLHDDLEDTFHLGAFENDILLGIASFYLEKSAVITNPTQYRIRGVATERRMRLKGLGTALLADGEAEIWKRDADLIWCNARIVAVGFYEKHGYRKVGKSFVIPGIGEHYLMTKLNPNKKVDQDS; encoded by the coding sequence GTGGAAATCAAGCAAATCAAGGCAAAAGATACGCAGGATATTAGGCACCGGGTTCTTCGCCCAGAACAACCTGAAAGCAATGCGATTTATCTACATGATGATTTGGAGGATACGTTTCATCTAGGCGCTTTTGAAAATGATATTTTACTCGGGATTGCGAGTTTTTATCTAGAAAAATCAGCTGTTATTACGAATCCTACGCAGTACCGTATTCGCGGGGTTGCGACTGAACGGCGGATGCGGTTGAAGGGTTTAGGTACGGCGCTACTCGCGGATGGGGAAGCGGAAATTTGGAAACGCGATGCTGACCTTATCTGGTGTAATGCGCGAATTGTCGCTGTTGGATTTTATGAAAAACATGGCTATCGTAAAGTCGGAAAATCGTTCGTCATTCCTGGTATCGGCGAACATTATTTAATGACAAAATTGAATCCAAATAAAAAAGTGGACCAAGATAGCTGA